In one Anas platyrhynchos isolate ZD024472 breed Pekin duck chromosome 8, IASCAAS_PekinDuck_T2T, whole genome shotgun sequence genomic region, the following are encoded:
- the KTI12 gene encoding protein KTI12 homolog codes for MPLVVLCGPPGSGKSRRAAELREALDGPERRAHVVTEAEGGRAALRAEVERRLSRRDVVIVDAGNELRSGRYELYCAARQAGTALCLLHCDAGPPEPPFEAPDPRNRWDRPLFTVRGEEPLPLAEIRAALFDSTPPPPHRATRSQPLQSCEFLHRLDRATQDVVAAVLAAQRSGVLPGEEVRVPGVVEGLVLTRPVSMAELSRLRRQFISYTKMQPSDENMPQLASMFLQYLSRSIQ; via the coding sequence atgCCGCTGGTGGTGCTGTGCGGGCCGCCGGGCAGCGGCAAGAGCCGGCGGGCGGCGGAGCTGCGGGAGGCGCTGGACGGCCCGGAGCGGCGGGCGCACGTCGTGACCGAAGCGGAGGGCGgccgggcggcgctgcgggcCGAGGTGGAGCGGCGGCTGAGCCGGCGGGACGTGGTGATCGTGGACGCGGGCAACGAGCTGCGGAGCGGCCGCTACGAGCTGTACTGCGCGGCGCGGCAGGCGGGCACGGCgctctgcctcctgcactgCGACGCCGGCCCCCCCGAGCCGCCCTTCGAGGCTCCGGATCCCCGCAACCGCTGGGACCGGCCTCTCTTCACCGTGCGGGGCGAGGAGCCGCTGCCTCTGGCCGAGATCCGAGCCGCCCTCTTCGACAGcaccccgccgccgccgcaccGGGCCAcccgcagccagcccctgcagtCGTGCGAGTTCCTGCACCGCCTCGACCGAGCCACGCAGGACGTGGTGGCCGCCGTGCTGGCCGCCCAGAGGAGCGGGGTGCTGCCCGGGGAGGAGGTGCGCGTCCCCGGGGTGGTGGAAGGGCTGGTGCTCACCCGGCCCGTCAGCATGGCTGAGCTGAGCCGGCTGCGCAGGCAGTTCATCAGCTACACCAAGATGCAGCCCAGCGATGAAAACATGCCCCAGCTGGCCAGCATGTTCCTGCAGTACCTGAGCCGCAGCATCCAGTGA